From one Amaranthus tricolor cultivar Red isolate AtriRed21 chromosome 17, ASM2621246v1, whole genome shotgun sequence genomic stretch:
- the LOC130804848 gene encoding cyanidin 3-O-galactoside 2''-O-xylosyltransferase FGGT1-like: protein MSHNKASNPSLHVAFYPWFAMGHLTSFLRLANKLAERGLTVSYFIPSKTQPKLSPHNHHPNHLTFIPITVPHVDGLPPGAETTNDVPGSAVPLIMTAMDLTQDTIEAHLAQLKPNFVFYDFTYWIPKLGQKLGFKSIHYFTAFISRYGYLAPYKKAGYLPNAADLLRPPPGYPSPIRMKPYEAKIMAGAGKTAFGLGGFTLAERLAVSFIECDAFGVKTCKEMEGEHCKFFEDVFGKPVLLAGPVVPKLPSSKLDEHFDGWLNGFDESSVIFCALGSECSLEINQFHELLLGLELTGRPFLAVLKPPKNYETIESALPEGFASRIRERGIVHEGWVQQQLILQHRSVGCFITHCGVGSLSEAIISKCQVVMIPQAIDQFINARMMSLEWKIGVEIETREDDGLFTMEDVHKAITMVMDGESEVGREVRANHAKWREFILTQGVEDSYISSFIESLQQLLIV from the exons ATGTCTCACAACAAAGCATCCAACCCAAGTCTTCACGTAGCATTCTACCCTTGGTTTGCTATGGGCCACTTAACTTCATTCCTTCGTTTAGCTAACAAACTAGCCGAAAGAGGCCTTACAGTCTCTTATTTTATACCATCCAAAACCCAACCAAAACTATCCCCTCACAACCACCACCCTAACCACCTTACCTTCATACCCATCACCGTCCCACACGTCGACGGCCTCCCACCCGGAGCCGAGACCACCAACGATGTCCCCGGCTCAGCCGTACCCCTCATCATGACCGCAATGGACTTAACCCAAGATACAATTGAGGCCCATCTAGCCCAACTCAAGCCCAACTTTGTTTTCTATGACTTCACTTATTGGATACCTAAACTAGGCCAAAAACTTGGGTTTAAATCTATCCACTATTTTACCGCATTTATATCAAGATATGGTTATCTTGCACCTTACAAAAAGGCAGGATACCTTCCAAACGCGGCCGATCTTCTACGGCCCCCACCAGGCTATCCATCCCCTATAAGGATGAAGCCTTACGAAGCCAAAATTATGGCGGGCGCAGGTAAAACCGCCTTTGGATTAGGCGGGTTTACGCTGGCCGAGAGATTAGCCGTGTCATTTATAGAGTGTGATGCGTTTGGAGTAAAGACTTGTAAGGAGATGGAAGGTGAACATTGTAAGTTTTTTGAGGATGTTTTTGGTAAGCCTGTGCTTTTGGCTGGACCAGTTGTGCCTAAACTTCCATCTTCTAAACTTGATGAACATTTTGATGGGTGGTTAAATGGGTTTGATGAATCTAGTGTGATTTTTTGTGCTCTTGGAAGTGAATGTTCTTTGGAAATTAACCAATTTCATGAGCTTCTTCTTGGATTAGAGCTCACAG GTAGACCATTTTTGGCGGTTTTAAAGCCGCCAAAAAATTACGAAACAATAGAATCGGCATTACCGGAAGGTTTTGCAAGCAGAATAAGAGAAAGAGGAATAGTTCATGAAGGTTGGGTGCAACAACAACTAATTTTACAACATCGATCAGTAGGATGTTTTATAACTCATTGTGGAGTTGGTTCTTTATCTGAAGCTATAATAAGCAAATGTCAAGTAGTGATGATACCTCAAGCAATTGATCAATTCATCAATGCAAGGATGATGAGTTTAGAGTGGAAGATTGGGGTCGAAATCGAGACGAGGGAGGATGATGGTTTGTTCACTATGGAGGATGTTCATAAGGCAATTACAATGGTGATGGATGGAGAAAGTGAAGTTGGGAGAGAAGTTAGGGCTAACCATGCTAAATGGAGGGAGTTTATTTTAACACAAGGTGTTGAAGACTCTTATATTAGTAGCTTCATAGAGAGTCTACAACAATTGCTAATTGTATAG
- the LOC130804849 gene encoding probable phospholipid hydroperoxide glutathione peroxidase — MHRISFSLFRLLEHRSLAVPLSFVVSYSHLSSIPKGTQLRSFINFDNLSSGDFHQSFYFQRFRLQHSMASDSSSQPKSIHDFVVKDARGNDVDLSIYKGKGLLIVNVASQCGLTNSNYTEMAQLYEKYKDKGLEILAFPCNQFGNQEPGSNEEIMEFACTRFKAEYPIFDKVEVNGSNTAPIYKFLKSSKGGLLGDGIKWNFTKFLVDKDGKVVDRYAPTTSPSSIEKDIKKLLGIS; from the exons ATGCATCGTatctcattttctcttttccgTCTCCTCGAACACAGATCATTAGCTGTTCCTTTATCTTTTGTTGTTTCATATTCTCACTTATCTTCAATTCCTAAAGGAACCCAGTTGCGATCTTTCatcaattttgataatttatcttCTGGGGATTTTCATCAATCCTTTTATTTTCAACGTTTTAGGTTACAACACTCGATGGCAAGTGATTCTTCTTCACAACCCAAATCAATTCATGATTTTGTTGTTAAG GATGCCCGTGGAAATGATGTTGATCTTAGCATTTACAAAGGAAAGGGGCTGTTAATTGTCAATGTTGCGTCTCAATG TGGGCTTACTAATTCAAACTACACAGAAATGGCTCAATTGTATGAGAAATACAAGGACAAAG GCCTGGAGATCTTGGCATTTCCATGCAACCAATTTGGCAACCAAGAGCCAGGAAGTAACGAAGAGATCATGGAGTTTGCTTGCACTCGCTTCAAGGCTGAATACCCCATTTTTGACAAG GTTGAGGTGAATGGGAGTAACACTGCCCCGATATACAAGTTCTTGAAATCAAGCAAAGGTGGACTTTTAGGAGATGGAATCAAGTGGAATTTCACCAAATTTCTTGTTGACAAAGATGGAAAAGTTGTCGATCGTTATGCACCAACCACTTCCCCATCAAGCATCGAG AAGGACATCAAGAAACTGCTGGGCATCTCATGA